The following are from one region of the Streptomyces changanensis genome:
- a CDS encoding GuaB3 family IMP dehydrogenase-related protein has product MTEIEIGRGKRGRRAYAFDDIAVVPSRRTRDPKEVSIAWQIDAYRFELPFLAAPMDSVVSPATAIRIGELGGLGVLNLEGLWTRHEDPQPLLDEITELDEETATRRLQEIYAAPIKEELIGRRLKEVRDSGVVTAAALSPQRTAQFSKAVVDAGVDIFVIRGTTVSAEHVSGAAEPLNLKQFIYELDVPVIVGGCATYTAALHLMRTGAAGVLVGFGGGAAHTTRNVLGIQVPMATAVADVAAARRDYMDESGGRYVHVIADGGVGWSGDLPKAIACGADAVMMGSPLARATDAPGKGHHWGMEAVHEDVPRGKLVDLGVAGSTEEILTGPSHSPDGSMNFFGALRRAMATTGYSELKEFQRVEVTVADSQHSR; this is encoded by the coding sequence GTGACTGAGATCGAGATCGGGCGCGGCAAGCGCGGCCGCAGGGCGTACGCGTTCGACGACATCGCCGTCGTACCGAGCCGGCGCACCCGGGACCCGAAGGAGGTCTCGATCGCGTGGCAGATCGACGCCTACCGCTTCGAGCTGCCGTTCCTGGCCGCGCCCATGGACTCCGTGGTGTCCCCGGCGACCGCCATCCGCATCGGCGAGCTCGGCGGCCTCGGCGTCCTCAACCTGGAGGGCCTCTGGACCCGCCACGAGGACCCGCAGCCGCTCCTCGACGAGATCACCGAGCTGGACGAGGAGACCGCGACCCGCCGTCTGCAGGAGATCTACGCGGCCCCGATCAAGGAAGAGCTGATCGGTCGGCGCCTCAAGGAGGTGCGCGACTCCGGCGTCGTCACCGCCGCCGCGCTCTCCCCGCAGCGCACGGCCCAGTTCTCCAAGGCCGTCGTCGACGCGGGTGTGGACATCTTCGTCATCCGCGGCACGACCGTCTCCGCCGAGCACGTCTCCGGCGCGGCCGAGCCGCTCAACCTCAAGCAGTTCATCTACGAGCTGGACGTCCCGGTCATCGTCGGCGGCTGTGCGACCTACACCGCCGCCCTGCACCTGATGCGCACGGGCGCGGCGGGCGTGCTCGTCGGCTTCGGCGGCGGCGCCGCGCACACCACGCGCAACGTCCTCGGCATCCAGGTCCCGATGGCCACCGCCGTCGCCGACGTGGCGGCCGCCCGGCGCGACTACATGGACGAGTCCGGCGGCCGGTACGTGCACGTCATCGCCGACGGCGGCGTGGGCTGGTCCGGCGACCTGCCGAAGGCCATCGCCTGCGGTGCCGACGCGGTGATGATGGGCTCCCCGCTCGCCCGCGCCACGGACGCCCCGGGCAAGGGCCACCACTGGGGCATGGAGGCCGTCCACGAGGACGTGCCGCGCGGCAAGCTCGTCGACCTCGGCGTGGCCGGTTCGACGGAGGAGATCCTCACCGGTCCCTCGCACTCGCCGGACGGGTCGATGAACTTCTTCGGCGCCCTGCGCCGGGCCATGGCGACGACCGGCTACAGCGAGCTCAAGGAGTTCCAGCGCGTCGAGGTGACGGTCGCGGACTCGCAGCACAGCCGCTGA
- a CDS encoding WhiB family transcriptional regulator produces MADFSRLPGPNADLWDWQLLAACRGVDSSLFFHPEGERGAARSARENSAKEVCMRCPVRAECAAHALAVREPYGVWGGLTEDEREELMGRARSRLITTSGAAGHG; encoded by the coding sequence ATGGCAGATTTCTCCCGCCTTCCCGGACCCAACGCCGACCTGTGGGACTGGCAGCTGCTCGCGGCCTGTCGAGGGGTCGACAGCTCGCTCTTCTTCCACCCCGAGGGAGAGCGCGGCGCCGCACGGAGCGCGCGTGAGAACTCCGCGAAGGAGGTCTGCATGAGGTGCCCGGTCCGCGCCGAGTGCGCGGCCCACGCGCTGGCGGTGCGGGAGCCCTACGGCGTATGGGGCGGCCTGACCGAGGACGAGCGCGAGGAGCTCATGGGCCGGGCGCGCTCCCGGCTGATCACGACCTCGGGGGCGGCGGGCCACGGCTGA
- a CDS encoding sigma-70 family RNA polymerase sigma factor has protein sequence MRDDQTPTTPTPPAGRGSIGALVHRAVEGDEQATHDLLAHVHPLALRYCRTRLNRLPGDARHFVEDLAQEVCVAVLMALPRYKDTGRPFEAFVFAIAGHKVADLQRAAMRHPGSTAVPSDEMPERPDDSLGPEERALLSDDAEWARRLLANLPDNQRELLVLRVAVGLTAEETGQMLGMSPGAVRVAQHRALSRLRALAGQ, from the coding sequence ATGCGTGACGACCAGACGCCGACCACCCCCACGCCCCCCGCGGGGCGGGGGTCGATCGGCGCACTCGTCCACCGCGCGGTGGAGGGGGACGAGCAGGCCACGCACGACCTGCTGGCCCACGTCCACCCGCTGGCCCTGCGCTACTGCCGCACCCGGCTCAACCGCCTGCCCGGCGACGCGCGCCACTTCGTCGAGGACCTCGCGCAGGAGGTCTGCGTCGCCGTCCTCATGGCCCTGCCCCGCTACAAGGACACGGGCCGCCCCTTCGAGGCGTTCGTCTTCGCCATCGCCGGGCACAAGGTCGCCGACCTCCAGCGCGCCGCCATGCGCCACCCCGGCTCCACCGCCGTGCCCTCCGACGAGATGCCCGAGCGCCCGGACGACTCGCTCGGCCCCGAGGAGCGGGCCCTCCTCAGTGACGACGCCGAATGGGCCCGCCGACTCCTCGCCAACCTCCCGGACAACCAGCGCGAGCTGCTGGTCCTGCGGGTCGCCGTGGGACTCACCGCCGAGGAGACCGGCCAGATGCTCGGCATGTCCCCCGGGGCCGTCCGGGTGGCGCAGCACCGCGCGCTCAGCCGCCTCCGGGCGCTGGCCGGGCAGTAG
- the groES gene encoding co-chaperone GroES gives MTTTSSKVAIKPLEDRIVVQPLDAEQTTASGLVIPDTAKEKPQEGVVLAVGPGRFENGERLPLDVKTGDIVLYSKYGGTEVKYSGEEYLVLSARDVLAIVEK, from the coding sequence GTGACGACCACCAGCTCCAAGGTTGCCATCAAGCCGCTCGAGGACCGCATTGTGGTCCAGCCGCTCGACGCAGAGCAGACCACCGCCTCTGGCCTGGTCATCCCGGACACGGCGAAGGAGAAGCCCCAGGAGGGCGTCGTCCTGGCCGTGGGCCCGGGCCGTTTCGAGAACGGCGAGCGCCTGCCGCTCGACGTCAAGACCGGCGACATCGTGCTGTACAGCAAGTACGGCGGCACCGAGGTGAAGTACAGCGGCGAGGAGTACCTCGTCCTCTCGGCCCGCGACGTCCTCGCGATCGTCGAGAAGTAG
- a CDS encoding MOSC domain-containing protein encodes MDEPMVGRVLTVNVGRARKVAYTSAPSGETGIGKVPVEGPVRVADPGPKGEGGGGLAGDAVCDRRHHGGSDQAVYAFAREELDHWERELGRTLPNGCFGENLTTRGVDVDGALLGERWRIGPSLVLEVSDARIPCRTFAGRLGEPGWVRRFTGRGAPGAYLRVVVPGEVRAGDRVEVLHRPDHDVTVALAFRAATTRRELLPRILAAGGAAHPELRAAARQYAAGRDRVPAPARGVGPGARPGASPPRDTGH; translated from the coding sequence ATGGACGAGCCGATGGTGGGGCGCGTGCTGACGGTGAACGTCGGGCGGGCGCGGAAGGTGGCGTACACGAGTGCGCCGAGCGGGGAGACCGGGATCGGGAAGGTGCCGGTGGAGGGGCCCGTCCGGGTGGCGGACCCGGGGCCGAAGGGCGAGGGCGGCGGGGGGCTGGCCGGGGACGCGGTCTGCGACCGGCGCCACCACGGCGGCTCCGACCAGGCGGTGTACGCCTTCGCGCGCGAGGAGCTGGACCACTGGGAGCGGGAGCTCGGCCGGACGCTGCCCAACGGCTGCTTCGGTGAGAACCTGACGACCCGTGGGGTGGACGTGGACGGCGCGCTGCTCGGTGAGCGGTGGCGGATCGGGCCGTCGCTGGTGCTGGAGGTGTCGGACGCGCGCATTCCCTGCCGCACCTTCGCCGGCCGGCTGGGCGAGCCGGGGTGGGTCCGGCGGTTCACCGGGCGCGGGGCGCCGGGCGCTTACCTGCGGGTGGTCGTGCCGGGGGAGGTCCGGGCGGGCGACCGCGTGGAGGTGCTCCACCGGCCGGACCACGACGTGACGGTGGCGCTGGCGTTCCGCGCCGCGACGACCCGGCGCGAGCTGCTGCCGCGGATCCTCGCCGCGGGCGGGGCCGCGCACCCCGAACTGCGGGCGGCGGCACGGCAGTACGCGGCCGGGCGCGACCGGGTGCCCGCGCCGGCCCGGGGGGTGGGGCCGGGCGCCCGACCGGGCGCCTCTCCGCCGCGGGACACGGGGCACTAA
- a CDS encoding polysaccharide deacetylase family protein: protein MQLVRQMRPSSGNRVWRGIATVLLLGVLGTACGTEERPAAQGGGPGAHGRQGEPGAEARQAPPRTASGALAAYVERFRRTQAARAVAARRWGLKRTPLLPPAPPAVKPKITFRKGFEVGDPSLPPVFTTVPTRDRIVFLTIDDGAEKDPELLRMMTELGIPYSAFLSDYVVKDDYAYFARMRDRGVALHNHTLNHRYMPALDYDEQRREICGQQDTLEKRFGTRPTLFRPPYGNYDADTLRAARSCGIKAVPLWSAEVFPDRMEWREWDRDLHPGDIVLSHFRGRGDWKGSMADMVRRAMDTITARGYAVARLEDYV, encoded by the coding sequence ATGCAGCTAGTACGACAAATGCGTCCATCATCAGGAAATCGGGTATGGCGGGGGATCGCCACCGTCCTGCTTCTCGGGGTCCTCGGTACGGCCTGCGGAACCGAGGAGCGGCCCGCGGCGCAGGGCGGCGGCCCCGGGGCCCACGGCCGGCAGGGCGAGCCCGGCGCCGAGGCCCGGCAGGCGCCGCCGCGCACCGCGTCCGGGGCCCTCGCCGCCTACGTCGAACGCTTCCGGCGCACCCAGGCGGCGCGGGCCGTCGCCGCGCGCCGGTGGGGGCTGAAGCGGACCCCGCTCCTGCCGCCCGCGCCTCCGGCGGTGAAGCCGAAGATCACCTTCCGCAAGGGCTTCGAGGTGGGCGACCCCTCGCTCCCGCCGGTCTTCACCACCGTCCCGACCCGGGACCGGATCGTCTTCCTGACGATCGACGACGGGGCCGAGAAGGACCCGGAGCTGCTGCGGATGATGACCGAACTGGGCATCCCGTACAGCGCGTTCCTCAGCGACTACGTGGTCAAGGACGACTACGCGTACTTCGCGCGCATGCGGGACCGGGGCGTGGCCCTGCACAACCACACCCTCAACCACCGCTACATGCCCGCGCTCGACTACGACGAGCAGCGGCGCGAGATCTGCGGCCAGCAGGACACCCTCGAGAAGCGCTTCGGTACGCGCCCCACCCTCTTCCGCCCGCCGTACGGGAACTACGACGCCGACACGCTGCGCGCCGCCCGCTCCTGCGGGATCAAGGCGGTGCCGCTGTGGTCCGCCGAGGTGTTCCCCGATCGCATGGAGTGGCGGGAGTGGGACCGCGACCTGCACCCCGGCGACATCGTCCTCTCGCACTTCCGGGGGCGCGGCGACTGGAAGGGCTCGATGGCCGACATGGTGCGCCGCGCCATGGACACCATCACGGCGCGCGGGTACGCGGTGGCCAGGCTGGAGGACTACGTCTGA
- a CDS encoding response regulator transcription factor, with protein sequence MTSVLVCDDSPLAREALRRAVATVPGVERVTTAANGEEVLRRWGADRSDLILMDVRMPGLGGVETVRRLLSADPGARIIMLTVAEDLDGVALAVAAGARGYLHKDASRAELRATVTQALADPTWRLAPRRLRSAEMGAAPTLTAREIQVLEGMSHGRSNAEIGRELFLSEDTVKTHARRLFKKLGASDRAHAVALGFRWGLVR encoded by the coding sequence ATGACATCCGTCCTCGTCTGCGACGACTCCCCGCTTGCCCGAGAAGCGCTCCGCCGCGCCGTCGCCACCGTGCCCGGCGTCGAGCGCGTGACGACCGCGGCCAACGGCGAGGAAGTCCTGCGCCGCTGGGGCGCCGACCGCTCGGACCTGATCCTGATGGACGTGCGCATGCCCGGTCTGGGCGGCGTCGAGACCGTCCGCCGGCTTCTCTCCGCGGATCCCGGCGCCCGCATCATCATGCTCACGGTCGCGGAGGACCTCGACGGCGTCGCCCTCGCCGTCGCCGCCGGTGCCCGCGGCTACCTGCACAAGGACGCCTCGCGCGCCGAGCTGCGGGCCACGGTCACGCAGGCGCTCGCCGACCCCACGTGGCGGCTCGCCCCGCGCCGGCTGCGCTCCGCCGAGATGGGCGCCGCGCCGACGCTCACCGCCCGGGAGATCCAGGTGCTGGAGGGCATGAGCCACGGCCGGTCGAACGCCGAGATCGGGCGCGAGCTGTTCCTCTCCGAGGACACGGTCAAGACCCACGCCCGCCGGCTGTTCAAGAAGCTCGGCGCCTCGGACCGGGCCCACGCCGTCGCGCTCGGCTTCCGCTGGGGCCTGGTGCGCTAG
- a CDS encoding LysR family transcriptional regulator, whose translation MIEARHLRVLRAVAATGSFSAAARELGCTQPAVSQQMKALESSAGTPLLIRTGREMRLTQAGEALVRHAAGILAGLTAAEEEVAAIAGLRAGRVRLVSFPSGSSTLVPTALAALRAAHPGTRVSLVEAEPPRSVEMLREGDCDVALAFRYAGGAAEWDDLVVRPLLTDRLVGLVPEGHRLAGAGSVAIGELADEPWIAGCPRCRRQLVDVCEGAGFTPRIDFATDDYPAVVGLVGAGLGVAVLPELAVESVRPRGARTVVVEPAVEREIVALTLPDLAQVPAVAATLDRLAEAAARG comes from the coding sequence GTGATCGAAGCCCGCCACCTCCGAGTGCTCCGCGCCGTCGCCGCCACCGGCTCCTTCTCCGCCGCGGCCCGTGAACTGGGCTGCACCCAGCCGGCCGTCAGCCAGCAGATGAAGGCCCTGGAGTCCTCCGCCGGCACGCCGCTGCTCATCCGCACCGGCCGCGAGATGCGCCTCACCCAGGCGGGCGAGGCCCTCGTCCGGCACGCCGCGGGCATCCTCGCCGGGCTGACCGCCGCGGAGGAGGAGGTCGCCGCCATCGCCGGCCTCCGGGCGGGCCGCGTACGCCTCGTCTCGTTCCCCAGCGGCAGCTCCACGCTGGTGCCCACCGCCCTCGCCGCCCTGCGCGCCGCCCACCCCGGCACCCGGGTCTCGCTCGTCGAGGCGGAGCCGCCGCGCTCGGTCGAGATGCTCCGCGAGGGCGACTGCGACGTGGCGCTCGCCTTCCGGTACGCGGGCGGCGCGGCCGAGTGGGACGACCTCGTCGTCCGCCCCCTGCTCACCGACCGGCTCGTGGGGCTCGTACCGGAGGGCCACCGCCTCGCCGGCGCGGGGTCCGTGGCGATCGGGGAGCTGGCCGACGAGCCGTGGATCGCCGGCTGCCCGCGCTGCCGCCGGCAGCTGGTGGACGTCTGCGAGGGCGCCGGGTTCACCCCGCGCATCGACTTCGCGACGGACGACTACCCGGCGGTCGTGGGTCTCGTCGGCGCGGGCCTCGGCGTGGCCGTCCTGCCGGAGCTGGCCGTCGAGTCGGTCCGGCCGCGCGGCGCCCGGACGGTCGTGGTGGAGCCCGCGGTCGAACGGGAGATCGTCGCTCTCACGCTGCCGGACCTCGCCCAGGTCCCGGCGGTCGCGGCCACCCTCGACCGGCTCGCGGAGGCGGCGGCGCGCGGCTAG
- the guaB gene encoding IMP dehydrogenase, which produces MTANVDGVPEKFATLGLTYDDVLLLPGASDMAPDQIDTSSRLSRNVRVNIPLLSAAMDKVTEARMAIAMARQGGVGVLHRNLSIADQANQVDLVKRSESGMVTDPITVHPDATLAEADAICAKFRISGVPVTDQAGKLLGIVTNRDMAFETDRARQVREVMTPMPLVTGKVGISGVDAMELLRRHKIEKLPLVDDAGLLKGLITVKDFVKAEKYPNAAKDKEGRLLVGAAVGVAGDAYERAQALIEAGVDFIVVDTAHGHSKLVGDMIAKIKSNANVDVIGGNVATRDGAQALVDAGADAIKVGVGPGSICTTRVVAGIGVPQVTAIYEAALAARAAGVPVIGDGGLQYSGDIAKALVAGADTVMLGSLLAGCEESPGELMFINGKQFKSYRGMGSLGAMQSRGEQRSFSKDRYFQEGVASDEKLVPEGIEGQVPYRGPLSAVVHQLVGGLRQSMFYVGGRTVPELQDRGRFVRITSAGLKESHPHDIQMTVEAPNYSRK; this is translated from the coding sequence ATGACTGCCAACGTCGACGGAGTGCCCGAGAAATTCGCGACACTCGGGCTGACCTACGACGACGTGCTGCTGCTGCCGGGCGCGTCGGACATGGCGCCCGACCAGATCGACACCTCGTCGCGGCTCTCGCGGAACGTCCGGGTCAACATCCCGCTGCTCTCGGCCGCGATGGACAAGGTCACCGAGGCCCGCATGGCCATCGCCATGGCCCGCCAGGGCGGTGTCGGCGTCCTCCACCGCAACCTCTCGATCGCCGACCAGGCCAACCAGGTCGACCTGGTCAAGCGGTCCGAGTCCGGCATGGTCACGGACCCGATCACGGTCCACCCCGACGCCACGCTCGCCGAGGCCGACGCCATCTGCGCGAAGTTCCGCATCAGCGGCGTCCCGGTCACCGACCAGGCGGGCAAGCTGCTCGGCATCGTCACCAACCGCGACATGGCCTTCGAGACCGACCGCGCCCGGCAGGTGCGCGAGGTCATGACGCCCATGCCGCTGGTGACGGGCAAGGTCGGCATCTCCGGCGTGGACGCCATGGAGCTGCTGCGCCGCCACAAGATCGAGAAGCTGCCGCTCGTCGACGACGCCGGCCTCCTCAAGGGCCTCATCACCGTCAAGGACTTCGTCAAGGCGGAGAAGTACCCGAACGCCGCGAAGGACAAGGAGGGCCGCCTCCTCGTCGGCGCCGCCGTCGGTGTCGCCGGCGACGCGTACGAGCGCGCCCAGGCGCTGATCGAGGCGGGCGTCGACTTCATCGTCGTCGACACCGCGCACGGCCACTCCAAGCTGGTCGGCGACATGATCGCCAAGATCAAGTCGAACGCGAACGTCGACGTCATCGGCGGCAACGTCGCCACCCGCGACGGCGCCCAGGCGCTCGTCGACGCGGGCGCCGACGCCATCAAGGTCGGGGTCGGCCCCGGCTCCATCTGCACCACCCGCGTGGTCGCCGGCATCGGCGTCCCGCAGGTCACCGCGATCTACGAGGCCGCCCTGGCCGCCCGCGCGGCCGGCGTCCCGGTCATCGGCGACGGCGGACTGCAGTACTCCGGCGACATCGCCAAGGCCCTGGTCGCCGGCGCGGACACGGTCATGCTCGGCTCGCTGCTCGCCGGCTGCGAGGAGTCCCCGGGCGAGCTGATGTTCATCAACGGCAAGCAGTTCAAGTCGTACCGCGGCATGGGCTCGCTCGGCGCCATGCAGTCCCGGGGCGAGCAGCGCTCCTTCTCGAAGGACCGGTACTTCCAGGAGGGCGTCGCCTCCGACGAGAAGCTGGTCCCCGAGGGCATCGAGGGCCAGGTGCCCTACCGCGGCCCGCTCTCCGCGGTCGTCCACCAGCTGGTCGGCGGTCTGCGCCAGTCGATGTTCTACGTCGGCGGCCGCACCGTCCCGGAGCTCCAGGACCGCGGCCGGTTCGTCCGGATCACGTCGGCGGGGCTGAAGGAGAGCCACCCGCACGACATCCAGATGACGGTCGAGGCGCCGAACTACAGCAGGAAGTAG
- the groL gene encoding chaperonin GroEL (60 kDa chaperone family; promotes refolding of misfolded polypeptides especially under stressful conditions; forms two stacked rings of heptamers to form a barrel-shaped 14mer; ends can be capped by GroES; misfolded proteins enter the barrel where they are refolded when GroES binds): MAKILKFDEDARRALERGVNKLADTVKVTIGPRGRNVVIDKKFGAPTITNDGVTIAREIEVDDPFENLGAQLVKEVATKTNDIAGDGTTTATVLAQALVREGLRNVAAGASPAALKKGIDAAVKAVSDELLATARPIEEKSDIAAVAALSAQDQQVGELIAEAMDKVGKDGVITVEESNTFGLELDFTEGMAFDKGYLSPYMVTDQERMEAVLDDPYILIHQGKIASIADLLPLLEKIIQSGASKPLLIVAEDVEGEALSTLVVNKIRGTFNAVAVKAPGFGDRRKAMLGDMAALTGATVVAEEVGLKLDQVGLDVLGTARRVTVTKDDTTIVDGGGNSEDVTGRIAQIKGEIETTDSDWDREKLQERLAKLAGGVCVIKVGAATEVELKEKKHRLEDAISATRAAVEEGIVSGGGSALVHAVKVLEGNLGKEGDEATGVAVVRRAAVEPLRWIAENAGLEGYVITSKVADLDKGQGFNAATGEYGDLVKAGVIDPVKVTRSALENAASIASLLLTTETLVVEKKEEEPADAGHGHGHGHSH, from the coding sequence ATGGCGAAGATCCTGAAGTTCGACGAGGACGCCCGTCGCGCCCTTGAGCGCGGCGTCAACAAGCTTGCCGACACCGTCAAGGTGACGATCGGCCCCCGTGGTCGCAACGTCGTCATCGACAAGAAGTTCGGCGCCCCCACCATCACCAACGACGGTGTGACGATCGCCCGCGAGATCGAGGTCGACGACCCGTTCGAGAACCTCGGCGCGCAGCTGGTGAAGGAGGTGGCGACCAAGACCAACGACATCGCGGGTGACGGCACCACCACCGCCACCGTGCTCGCCCAGGCGCTCGTCCGCGAGGGCCTGCGCAACGTCGCCGCCGGCGCCTCCCCGGCCGCCCTGAAGAAGGGCATCGACGCCGCGGTCAAGGCCGTCTCCGACGAGCTGCTCGCCACGGCCCGCCCGATCGAGGAGAAGTCCGACATCGCGGCCGTCGCCGCGCTGTCCGCCCAGGACCAGCAGGTCGGCGAGCTCATCGCCGAGGCGATGGACAAGGTCGGCAAGGACGGCGTCATCACCGTCGAGGAGTCCAACACCTTCGGTCTGGAGCTGGACTTCACCGAGGGCATGGCCTTCGACAAGGGCTACCTGTCCCCGTACATGGTCACGGACCAGGAGCGCATGGAGGCCGTCCTCGACGACCCGTACATCCTGATCCACCAGGGCAAGATCGCCTCCATCGCGGACCTGCTGCCCCTGCTGGAGAAGATCATCCAGTCCGGCGCCTCCAAGCCGCTGCTGATCGTCGCCGAGGACGTCGAGGGCGAGGCCCTGTCGACCCTGGTCGTCAACAAGATCCGCGGCACGTTCAACGCCGTCGCGGTCAAGGCCCCCGGCTTCGGCGACCGCCGCAAGGCGATGCTCGGCGACATGGCCGCCCTCACCGGCGCCACGGTCGTCGCCGAGGAGGTCGGCCTCAAGCTCGACCAGGTCGGCCTCGACGTGCTGGGCACCGCCCGCCGCGTGACCGTCACCAAGGACGACACCACCATCGTCGACGGTGGCGGCAACTCCGAGGACGTCACCGGCCGCATCGCCCAGATCAAGGGCGAGATCGAGACCACCGACTCCGACTGGGACCGCGAGAAGCTCCAGGAGCGCCTCGCGAAGCTGGCCGGCGGCGTGTGCGTCATCAAGGTCGGCGCCGCCACCGAGGTGGAGCTGAAGGAGAAGAAGCACCGTCTGGAGGACGCCATCTCCGCGACCCGCGCCGCGGTCGAGGAGGGCATCGTCTCCGGTGGTGGCTCCGCTCTGGTCCACGCCGTCAAGGTGCTGGAGGGCAACCTCGGCAAGGAGGGCGACGAGGCCACCGGTGTCGCCGTCGTCCGCCGCGCCGCCGTCGAGCCGCTGCGCTGGATCGCCGAGAACGCCGGCCTCGAGGGCTACGTCATCACCTCGAAGGTCGCCGACCTCGACAAGGGCCAGGGCTTCAACGCCGCCACCGGCGAGTACGGCGACCTGGTCAAGGCCGGCGTCATCGACCCGGTGAAGGTCACCCGCTCGGCCCTGGAGAACGCCGCCTCCATCGCCTCCCTCCTCCTCACCACCGAGACCCTCGTGGTGGAGAAGAAGGAAGAGGAGCCGGCGGACGCGGGCCACGGCCACGGTCACGGCCACTCGCACTGA
- a CDS encoding SDR family NAD(P)-dependent oxidoreductase: MTSALITGATAGIGAAFARRLAADGHDVVLVARDVDRLREQATELHDRHGVEAEVLPADLADDAGIAAVEARLADTKRPVDLLVNNAGFGNKGRFLDVAMADELRMLKVHCEAVLRLTAAATATMRERRRGGVVNVASVAAFVPRGTYGASKSWVVQFTQGAARDLSGSGVRLMALCPGFVRTEFHQRAGMGTDNIPGWMWLDADKVVAEALADLARGRTLSVPDPRYKALMGVVKLAPRGLLGGVSSRAGRKFGPK; this comes from the coding sequence ATGACGAGTGCACTGATTACTGGCGCGACCGCGGGCATCGGGGCCGCGTTCGCGCGGCGGCTGGCGGCCGACGGCCATGACGTGGTCCTGGTCGCCCGCGACGTGGACCGGCTGCGGGAGCAGGCGACCGAACTGCACGACCGGCACGGCGTGGAGGCGGAGGTGCTGCCCGCGGACCTCGCGGACGACGCCGGCATCGCGGCCGTGGAGGCCCGCCTCGCGGACACCAAGCGGCCGGTGGACCTGCTGGTCAACAACGCGGGCTTCGGCAACAAGGGCCGGTTCCTCGACGTGGCGATGGCCGACGAGTTGAGGATGCTGAAGGTGCACTGCGAGGCGGTGCTGCGGCTCACGGCGGCCGCGACGGCGACGATGCGCGAGCGGCGCCGGGGCGGCGTGGTGAACGTGGCGTCCGTCGCCGCGTTCGTGCCGCGCGGCACCTACGGGGCGTCGAAGTCGTGGGTCGTGCAGTTCACCCAGGGCGCGGCGCGGGACCTCTCGGGGAGCGGGGTGCGGCTGATGGCGCTGTGCCCCGGCTTCGTCCGGACGGAGTTCCACCAGCGGGCCGGCATGGGCACGGACAACATCCCCGGCTGGATGTGGCTGGACGCCGACAAGGTCGTGGCGGAGGCGCTGGCGGATTTGGCGCGAGGCCGGACGCTGTCGGTGCCCGACCCGCGGTACAAGGCGCTGATGGGTGTGGTGAAGCTGGCGCCGCGCGGTCTGCTGGGCGGGGTGAGCTCCCGGGCGGGGCGCAAGTTCGGCCCGAAGTAG